A window from Littorina saxatilis isolate snail1 linkage group LG9, US_GU_Lsax_2.0, whole genome shotgun sequence encodes these proteins:
- the LOC138977353 gene encoding uncharacterized protein → MASTSFVSARRLVLAAVFAVFLCLTTALPMKDVVGKAMQNAKSDQQQPQQQHRQKRAVTELVDCPQPTNLPEMFQQINSEVTQTKFLASAIGGKAYGVPTEDAKITPGVSNENKTCPNTLTHLDTATLEDRRLCPYYYDILELPTGYYPPTLKWAQCKCDRCVENGAFGCEPVKTRITLLKPVGCFQGMQKYEEKPINVTTSCACAFQS, encoded by the exons ATGGCTTCCACCAGCTTTGTGTCGGCTCGTCGTTTGGTCCTCGCTGCGGTCTTCGCCGTCTTCCTCTGTCTGACGACAGCTCTGCCGATGAAAGATGTCGTCGGAAAGGCGATGCAGAATGCCAAGTCAGACCAGCAGCAGCCGCAGCagcaacacagacagaaacgCGCAGTAACCGAACTGGTTGACTGCCCCCAGCCCACCAACCTTCCAGAAATGTTTCAGCAAATCAACTCAGAG GTGACACAAACCAAATTCCTGGCGAGCGCTATCGGCGGCAAAGCCTATGGAGTCCCAACGGAAGACGCTAAAATCACCCCCGGTGTCTCCAACGAGAACAAGACGTGCCCCAACACCCTGACACATCTGGACACTGCGACCCTGGAGGATCGCAGACTGTGTCCTTACTACTACGACATCTTAGAGCTGCCCACTGGCTACTACCCGCCCACTCTCAAGTGGGCCCAGTGTAAGTGCGATCGCTGCGTGGAGAACGGCGCTTTCGGGTGCGAGCCTGTCAAGACAAGAATCACCTTGCTCAAACCCGTGGGATGCTTCCAAGGTATGCAGAAGTATGAAGAAAAACCCATTAACGTCACCACATCCTGCGCATGCGCTTTCCAATCTTAA
- the LOC138977352 gene encoding uncharacterized protein translates to MASTSFVSARRLVLAAVFAVFLCLTTALPMKDVVGKAMQNAKSDQQQPQQQHRQKRAVTELVDCPQPTNLPEMFQQINSEVTQTKFLASAIGGKAYGVPTEDANITSGESNENKTCPNTLKRLDTAPLEDRRLCPYYYRIFELPTGYYPSSLKWAQCKCDRCVENGAFGCEPVKTRITLLKPVGCFQGMQKYEEERHDVTTSCACAFQS, encoded by the exons ATGGCTTCCACCAGCTTTGTGTCGGCTCGTCGTTTGGTCCTCGCTGCGGTCTTCGCCGTCTTCCTCTGTCTGACGACAGCTCTGCCGATGAAAGATGTCGTCGGAAAGGCGATGCAGAATGCCAAGTCAGACCAGCAGCAGCCGCAGCagcaacacagacagaaacgCGCAGTAACCGAACTGGTTGACTGCCCCCAGCCCACCAACCTTCCAGAAATGTTTCAGCAAATCAACTCAGAG GTGACACAAACCAAATTCCTGGCGAGCGCTATCGGCGGCAAAGCCTATGGAGTCCCAACGGAAGACGCTAATATCACCTCCGGTGAATCCAATGAGAACAAGACGTGCCCCAACACCCTGAAACGTCTGGACACTGCGCCCCTGGAGGATCGCAGACTGTGTCCTTACTACTACCGCATCTTCGAGCTGCCCACTGGCTACTACCCGTCCAGTCTCAAGTGGGCCCAGTGTAAGTGCGATCGCTGCGTGGAGAACGGCGCTTTCGGGTGCGAGCCTGTCAAGACAAGAATCACCTTGCTCAAACCCGTGGGATGCTTCCAAGGTATGCAGAAGTATGAAGAAGAACGCCATGACGTCACCACATCCTGCGCATGCGCTTTCCAATCTTAA
- the LOC138977351 gene encoding uncharacterized protein has protein sequence MASTSFVSARRLVLAAVFAVFLCLTTALPMKDVVGKAMQNVKSDQQQPQQQHRQKRAVTELVDCPQPTNLPEMFQQINSEVTQTKFLASAIGGKAYGVPTEDAKITPGVSNENKTCPNTLTHLDTATLEDRRLCPYYYDILELPTGYYPPTLKWAQCKCDRCVENGAFGCEPVKTRITLLKPVGCFQGMQKYEEKPINVTTSCACAFQS, from the exons ATGGCTTCCACCAGCTTTGTGTCGGCTCGTCGTTTGGTCCTCGCTGCGGTCTTCGCCGTCTTCCTCTGTCTGACGACAGCTCTGCCGATGAAAGATGTCGTCGGAAAGGCGATGCAGAATGTCAAGTCAGACCAGCAGCAGCCGCAGCagcaacacagacagaaacgCGCAGTAACCGAACTGGTTGACTGCCCCCAGCCCACCAACCTTCCAGAAATGTTTCAGCAAATCAACTCAGAG GTGACACAAACCAAATTCCTGGCGAGCGCTATCGGCGGCAAAGCCTATGGAGTCCCAACGGAAGACGCTAAAATCACCCCCGGTGTCTCCAACGAGAACAAGACGTGCCCCAACACCCTGACACATCTGGACACTGCGACCCTGGAGGATCGCAGACTGTGTCCTTACTACTACGACATCTTAGAGCTGCCCACTGGCTACTACCCGCCCACTCTCAAGTGGGCCCAGTGTAAGTGCGATCGCTGCGTGGAGAACGGCGCTTTCGGGTGCGAGCCTGTCAAGACAAGAATCACCTTGCTCAAACCCGTGGGATGCTTCCAAGGTATGCAGAAGTATGAAGAAAAACCCATTAACGTCACCACATCCTGCGCATGCGCTTTCCAATCTTAA